Genomic DNA from Danio rerio strain Tuebingen ecotype United States chromosome 5, GRCz12tu, whole genome shotgun sequence:
GCGAATTATCAAGGCACCCTATGTCAGAGGTATTGTGCCAAATTTGGGTTCATATGGTGTGTAGAATAAACCAAGTAggcttttttaaaactaaatgtatGATAAATGCATGGTTAAAATGTCCGGTTGGAAAACTTCAGCAAACTGAGAAATTTAAGTGGaatgacatttaataaatgtagtcATTTTTTCCTCAGATTTACAGATATCAACCTTAAAAACACAACTTACAAAAAAGACCATATACAAAGTCACAACAAATGCAAAATTGTTCCCCAAACAAAACTCAGGAAAGATTAAAACATGACTAATCAAACACAACATCACAAGAGTTCAGCTGACAGAAATGCATATCTGTTTAAATTTAACAACAGAATTTCAAACAGAATTAGGTTTTGTTGCATTTTCAGCAGTGGTTCTCAGGCAGGGGGATTCAGCAAAGTTAGATGAGGGGCTTAAATTACTTTAAATCAAAACAACACAGCTGACATACAATTTCTTaactacatatacacacatttgtaAGCAAATTTGAATGAAATGTTGACATAGTTGTTTAGATAAAGCTGGATATAACAACTGagatattacatttttacattgttaaGTTTAAAATTATTGTAGAAGTTTAAAATTATTGTAGGGATCATTACTGATAGGAACttggtggggtgggggggggtatTTGTTAATGAAAGGTTTCTATTATATTTATCCATTTGATTTACCCTAATTACTGTTAATAAAcccttttaaataatgttttttaaagttatttttatttccattttagtagtctgaaacaaaatattgttttggtaATGTGAGTTACTGTTCATTTtagaaaaccattgttagccaccTTGGGTCTCAAAATCCGTCATTAAACACATAGTTAGTTATtttgccatttcccaaatccatcgtttcaATAAACATTTGCCAACTGTGTGGCAAACTTGTACGTTttcaactacacctctagagctgtattTAAAAGCATAGTCCCTGGCTGGTGCTCTAATGCCAGTAATCCCCCTATGCCCTGTTCATTTAGAAATTTCCAACaattaaacttggaatgattaaaacaaaacagtaaagttatcactcttaggtgtaatttggtATCAAAGTTTTTTTCACTGTTCAGTTTGAGCAATTATCATTTTGAGAACTGCGTTCCCTTTGTagtgcattttaaaaacatttatgccattttgaacccAGCCTtggctcatgacaaaagctataggtgaccaattatttaaaagtggaatttatttTAAGATGCCAAAGCTTGTGAAAGCAAAAATATGAAGCATATGtcaatggttttaatttatagtaggttatttattaggaaatgtatctgtactgtagGCTTATATGACCTATGACCTGGGCCCttttggttagaacatttctgaaGTGGTTTGCATGTATCAAAGTGTAAAAGTAGactttccaaaaaataaaaaaacaatatccaacttcataataataataataataataataataataataataataataataattattattattattattattattattattattattattattattaaaatcattattattattattattaagtaggatttttttattataaatggcCTACTGTAAATCACAACCATTAATCTAACcatttatatataacattaaagTGTTAGCTAAGTGGTTTTTATGTAACTTAGAATAGAATATGAAATATTCTCAATAACATTTGTGTTTGGGATAGAAACAAATATAGGTCCTATAAGTGCGGTTTACATATATTCAATTTTATATGGGAAGCGAGTGGACGttttatcaaaactaatattggatttttgtgtgtgtgcgtgtaaaacaatttgcacaaaaagtatgttttttttttttgtttttttttgctccaccccatttagagcatcattatgaacgttttacgttataactaatgtggttcaaacgatggatctgcaacaAAGCAGCTattgttttgggaaacactcgtcactaacTTTTCTTAATGATGCATGGTACTATGATGGTTCAGCCACAAGTTATGTCAATGCTTGGGAAACGCACCGTAATGTGCTGCCAGTActttttgcattatatatatgggttgtgatgggttgcagctggaaggacatccgctgcgtaaaacatatgctggaaaagttggcagttcattacgatgtggcgatcccagattaataaaaggactaagccgaaaagaaaatgaatgaatgaaagaataatattTCAGACtactaaatgtcaataaaagtactTGTTAAACGtcagagttaaattttcaatatGGATGGAAAccagttttaaaataagctttgagatgtatttaaaaaaaatctaaatattaagtaATTTAAGTAATTACAGCCTTGGAGACAaaatggttgagaaccactgatctacagttactgttgcatAAGAGAGTATTCAGTGAAAACATCGCAGTCATGTCAAACAGCTGTGAAATGCTGCTATCAGTAGGAGCAGACCCGACAAGTTTTAAGCAcgtgtctgaaaaaaaaaaaacagacaaaaaagacCATATAActttgttaacaaaaaaaaaacacatttctgtttAAGGTCAcatcagaaacaaacaaaaaggttGTGTTGACTTAACAGTGGGCAATCTGACTCAGAAACAGATGATGCCGCCTCcatctttaaaaatcacatttgCTCTTTGCTGAAAACATGCCACTGTATTATATAATTCTGATTAGTTTGGACATAATAtctcagaaaaaaatgaataattgtaCAGTTATTTAATGTGTGCATCTAAAAAGCATGACAAATACATGGTGTCTGGAAAAGAACTGCACTGTGTGGGTGTTGAATGCGGTTTGGTGCACAGTGCATTTGCGTCCAATAAtcggtatgtttttttttttttttttaagtggcagGTGAGAGTGAAACATTAACCTGAGATTATGTAAGAAGTGGTGGAATGCTATTTTTGAACCTGCAGCACCGGATTGCTCAACTAATCAAAATTCAAGCATCCAGAGACTTGGTAAAATGGGCTCTAAATGTTGCCTTTGCAGTCAGACTGAAAAGCTGCTGAGTACATAGTCATGTGAACAAGCGTTTGAATGCCCATACTGTAAATAATTGAACAGTAGTTGGGAAAAGTGCAATGAACTCATGACTATTAGAGCTGACTTTAACATTGCTTTAAAACTCGAAGGCAGCTAGCATGTACTGCTTATGGCAAAAGACAATACTTTTAGTTGACTAATAATCTAtaaacagtttaaataaaaacacattaaacattCAAATTAAAGGCATCAcaatattatagttttaaaaatagaTAGTCATTTAAATTGATTACATTTAAAGTTTACCTCTAACAGTTAATCAAGTAAACTTTTTACCCATCTGCATCAATTTCAAAACAAGTTATACATGGGTCCATAAAGGACAGAAATATCAGTGCCAAACACCATCATAAAAGTAGCATACGTTATATTTTATTACACTTTTCACTGACatagatttcttaaaaaaaaaaaaagacaacaatcTATTATTTTCCAGATATTATATATGCTACTTACTACTTTGTTTACAGTGTTGAACAATTCAATAACcagaaacatctttttttttgtgcagtttcaCATTGAATTGAAATTGAGAGGTATTTTCACATTACAAATACCTCTCTAACGCATACAAAATTttcagtatataaatatatacacatccaCATAGTATTACTTACATAATTGTAATTAAATGTCCTGCAGTGCAcaatagcaaaataataataataataataataataataataataataataataataataataataataataataataaaaatggctaaaatgttagaattgtgttttgtttttttaaatagttgacATTTTGAATCCTTGACAGCCTGTTAACAAAGACTGTATAATATTATGCTGACATGTCACTGGCATGAATCATTGCAGTATTCTTTTAATaggttttaattaaattaatttaatttttttgtaatttttgtattGTGAAATACACTCatgggccactttattaggtacacctgtccaactgcaaatttctaatcagccaatcacatggcagtaaaccaatgcatttaagcatgtagacatctTCAAGACCATCTGCTAGagttcaaactaagcatcagaatgtagaagaaaggtgatttcagtgactttgaacgtggaatGGTTGTGGGTGTAAGACAGGatggtcagagtatttcagaaactgctgatttactgcaattttcaagcacaaccatctctagagtttacagagaatagtcaggaaaagagaaaatatccagtgagtgggaGTTccgtgggtgcaaatgccttgttgatcccagaggtcagaagagaatggccagactggttccaactgatagaaaggcagcagtaactcaaataaccactcgttacagccgaggtatgcagaagagaatctctgaatgcacaacacatccaaccttgagactGGTGCACTAcagaagcagaagaccacaccgtgtgccagtcctgtcagctaagaacaggaaactgaggctacaattggcacaggctcatcaaaattgcacagtagaagattggaaaaacgttgcttggtctgatgagtctcgatttctgctgtgacatttggatggtagagtcagaatttggcgtcaacaacataaaagcatagaTTCATCCTGCCTAGTATTAAcgtttcaggctgctggtggtggtgtaatggtgtggggcatattttcttcagtaccaattgagcatcaagtcaacgccacagcctacctgagtattgttgctgaccatgtcagtccctttatgaccacagtgtacccattttctgatggctacttccagaaggataacacaccatgtcattcAGTGcggatcatctcagactggttcttgaacatgacaatgagttcacagtgttccaatggcctccacagtcaccaggtctcaatccaatagagcacctttgggaggtggtggaatgggagattcgtaCCATGGATGTGccgccgacaaatctgcagcaactgtgtgatgctatgaTGCCAATATGGAtttaaatctctgaggaatatttccagtaccttgttgaatctatgccttaAAGGATTAAGGTAattctaaaggcaaaagaggtccaacccggtagtagtaaggtgtacctaataaagtggccagtgagggtTTACTTCAAAAACAAATGAGGTTGAAATATTAAAATTTCAATAAGAAACATAAAGAAATCATATTATTTTAACttggtaaaataatataaattgaaAAAGCCAACAATGTCCATTAAGAGGCACAcgtcatttaatcatttaaaatcccTTCAGCtacatgtacactgtaaaaacgctCAGTTCCACACAactgatttgtgttaggacaacttTAAGTTAGGAATTAAATTACAGCACTTAttaggaattaagttagcttattagattttacaaatgtaagtgtattaaacataaaacaattattttgtctCAAAAACagttcaagaattgtgttgtttcagttcattttcagtaattagtttgaaaaagcagcaaaaataatttttcgAGTGTACAGTAAGTGGTTTCATTCCAATGTGTGAGCATCTTGCattgaaacataaaaaaaaaaacttttaaggtTGTCTATGATAAATAGTGTACTATCAGATAGTATAAAAAGGTTTTACACAGAACTAAAAAGTACAGATCAAACAGATAAAAGCAAAAGTCTTTTTAGATTCTACATGAAGCTCCTGTTACCTGTGTGCAAGAGTCGGCGTGGTGGGAGAAAGATCTGATTGAAGCATAGAGTTGGGTGACACATCAGACAGAGTGACATCATCACCAGTGCCGTTGATTCGGCAGAGGTCCGCAGTGACCGGTGGAGTCAGAGGGGAATGAATGTCAGCAGGCGATTCCTGTGAAAACAAAGCCGTATATCAGTGGGCTATTCATTTGTTGtactataacatatacattaCGTAATAGTcttttacttaaataaaaacattaagctTCTAATTATAGTAGGGTATTAAGGAAAAGATTGCAAAAAATAATTATGGGTGTTTTTTATTTGAGTGTTTAAAATTACTGTACATTGACACACTTGAATGACAGTAATTAACTAGTTAATCTAAACAAACTTGAAAGTGATCCTAGACTGTAGAAGtaatttttaaaagtgtacagattgaaagtttaatgtttaaaaatgattttaaaagtataaaaccAATGTAGACGTTtgatcagcctgatctcacaagaaaatgtaactatttttcaAATTGTGAAAAAAGCTGTTTAGTTTGGACAAATTCATCCAATTTCATATATTGTTTTAAAGGGAGGTGCGCGCCACCTAACCCCACTTCTAATCTTACCCCTTATTAGGGGATGTGTGAATAGTATTAAAATTTACGAATGtgatcaaaaaaattaaaaggaattagccactaaatcaaaaagttatgacataattatacaataagtttaaaatatcaaaatttgtTCTGGGTGGtcgctagggtgttgctatgtattTGCAAAGGTAATCAGGGTGTTTACTTAACAGTTGCTAGTGTGTTGCTAAAATAATCTGAGCAGATTTTCATCATTTCATGCACATACATTACACTGAAGTAGCAGGACATTTCACAACTTACCTGAGAGGGCGAACTTGCCAGCTCCATCTTTTCTAGAGACTTCTCCTTGGCTATTCTGGCTGCTTCTTTGTACTCTGCAAATTTATCTGCGAACTGAGAAGAGGAAAAGATTAAATGTGATTCGCATCCATTGTAATTTTTGCAGCTGACAAATGATGCATTGttgtgaaaaagtatttgcctCTGACTCTCTTTTTGTGCATATCTCACACAAATGTGTTTTAGATCTCCAAACAAATTTTACAGAAAATTACTGATTTCCATGAACAAAGCTTTTCATTAATGAAGTATTCAAGcttatttattataaactttttttgttgAGTTTCTGGAATATCTGTTAATAACTATTCTGACGTATTTTGTTACAGTGAAAAAAATTACTCATGCCACAAAAAATCCAACCCCAAGCACTCACACTCTTTTATATACACACGCAGATATGAATTAGATAAAAAATTACAAAGTTTATAGTTCTCTTTCACTTTTCTTAGGCTTTGGCCTCTATTTGAATGGTCTGTGTGCAAAGTCTAAAGTCCATGGCTCAAAAaaggtgtgtccgaatccacttttgctattttaagtagAGAACAATACGCTGTGtgccctggcacatggtctaacagggttgtacttTTTCTCTTagtgagttatgggtgtgttttgagcataacattcattaaaccaatcagagtctcatctctcttTAGGAGTCAATTGCGTCGCGCcatttacatggtagactttgtaaatggaaaaactgaatgcttctctagcaagaaaacagttaaaacagaccatctgcagcataaggaaaagaacgagcctcctccatttgctATCTTTACTTGCTTTTtacctttactctttactttactctttacattcgtagataaggaaacggtggaacctcattccactgaagacatccattagcctacatatttaattttgtttgttaagtgcaaagatttgtgtcaaaacgatttctaaattcagttctagttcccagcaaaagaataaatgaacaataataatccAAGATATAATATATCCAcacacatgtcctattcttatgctgCATATGGTGATGCAGttgtctccaaaacccgacagatggACATATCTAAACTTGTtctcattaaaacaaatataaatatgcatataataaataaaactgctattaataatattaataacaacattatacaaatgcaagctgttatgaataaacttttaaaaattcaCCCACGGTGAAGGCATGgtggtagtggtttttatatttatgtagtaaataataattttgttacattgtaatcctttatttgttttcatgtgtaaagatatttgtgtattgctgtacatcccgTGTGTATtgagcaatgtgtaagtgtttggacctgTATAGACACATAACCAGCTCTGCGCTGGACTGTAAAGCAGCTTTTATTTGGTCATTtgcgtggtctatttcagttctttaaaatagcaatgtgccaacaatgcaccttaacacacctccttttaagaccggcacacccatgagtctacaaagtggcataaatggatttgctatttaaacaacatggcgcaaaatgtgaaaattacagttgcgttGGAAAGAAAATAGCAAGTTATCATGCCAAACaagtcttgtgccttattgcgccgggtgtatgatagagccctttGATGGATAAAAGCAGACAAATTATGTTGTGAGTACTCTAGtgagaacaaacacaaacacagtcaattatattttatatggtATAGTTTATCACACTTTTTTTACTTAAtccacttaattttatttatctgtaacaaattatagtatttttatattgACCCAAAATAAAACTATACTTTGTTGTATGGGTAAAAAAATGTTGtaccaaaattaaaaaaaaaaaattggtagtacatattaaacaatattttaagatttattcatttatttcctttggcttagtcccttaatgtgcatgtgtttaaactgtgggtgaaaccggagcacccggaggaaacccacgccaacatggagagcACATTCAAActtcacacataaatgccaacagacccagtcaggactcgaaccagtgaccttcttgctgtgaggccgcagtgctaaccactgagccaccatgttgccattTAACTGTGTGAATGTAATTTTTGCATTGACCACAACAAACATATttgataaattgaattaaattttaaagtttgacccaatgttaaatTATGCTTTAAGAAAAACTACAGATGTTTGATTTAACAAATGACaggaatttaaaaacaaattatataaagtTTATGTTCAGTGTTGTAAGTAaattttctgggtgaactatccctttaagtaggcCTACTATATAGCCTAGTGTATTGGTTCTGTGCATTCACTTTTAGGACTGTAATTTTATCTGCTCAgagaaactttttaaacttttacttCTATAATTAAATTAGATCATATACGGTTGAAATAATAGGGGCTGGTTTTGCCTGTCCAGTTGAACCAGCATGATCTTTCTGTTCAAGTTTAAACAAGAAAGTATTCCAAAAAAATCCCAATGAGGGAACAAGCTCACATACTCGCAAACAATCTAACACTTTTTAATGTTGTATACATAGCATGtttaaatagacttttttttagaGTGGATATCTCTCCTAAAAAGAAGCAATGTTCGAAGTTCCCAATATAGACTGCTCCCATTAAAGCTTCCCGGGCTCCAGGAAGACTGCAGCACTTTCCTAAATATCCAGCAGGGAGATTTCTGTACACTTTTGGGTCAGAGCTCTGCTGCACCATTAATAGTTTTGAAACATCAAGCCTTAAGCAAACATTCCTGCGAGAGAGAAGGTGCTTCAAAGGTTGAGTAATTAGTAATTAAAGAAAAACTATGAGTTCATCTGAATATAAAAAGAAGGCAACTCTTTACAATAATGTTCAAATAGTTAGCATCACTTACAGCAAGATTAATCAACAAGAAATTCATTTCTTGaagtatttattaatcttaaCATTAGTTAGATGTAAGTGTAGTTAAATCAATGCCTTTAATATTACTGAAAGATAAAACTTTTTAATTGAGATAATAGCAATAATTTGTGCTAAAATTGACTAGgcatgtcacaataatcaatatatcgaatAATTGGAGATGACCATTATTTTTGcagttgcaatatatatttacaaattcacaaataacattaaagccattttactattttaccattttacaatgacatttacgTTCTACCTCACGGGTGTCAAAGTTTATAATTGGGCACTTacctaataggacatttaatagtATAGAAATAATAGGACTTTTTAGATATCAaattataaaatctaaataaagtgCATTGtggtggcgcagcaggtagtgctgtcccctcacagcaagaatgtcagaatagtttgagcctcggctgggtcagttggcgtttctgtgtggagtttgcatgctctccttgcatttgtgtgggtttcttccgggtgctccggtttcctccacagtccaaagacatgcagtacaggtgaattgggtaggctaatttgtctaAAAAAGGGCATCTGCTTAttaacatgtgctggataaattggcggttcattccacggtggcgacctgaaattaataaaggcactatgccaaaaagaaaatgaatgattgaatgagaaTCTATATAACCTTATGAATGACAAGTATTTTAAAGGGTTTATGGCATTATTATGCTGTCATATAATCTTTATTCAATCAGTGACATAAAATCATCTCAAAATGGCAATAAcaacaatttctgtgacaatatatcaCACAACAACAATTGCTCGTATCGTGACAGGTCTAAAATTAACATCAATATGTATGTAATAATGTAACAACTGTACATTTAACCTTTTCATGGTGATTTTTCATGATACTGTCAAAATAATTATTGGTAGTAGTGTTAGTATTAGCTtatgttaaaattaaatattaataaatgcttaataataatatttctaatgTAGTAAAACTAGAAAGTATGTAACaatgtaataactgatttaaccTTTCCACTGTGCTTTATGatactttaaaaattattattattattagcttcagttgaaattaatattaataaatgcttaataataatGTTTCTAACATAGTTACatggaaataatattttaacataacaactgtatatataactttTCCATCGTGCTTTTGCATGACACTtaaaatcattataattattattagcagtttcCTATATTTTGTCAGTCATGTTTCCAGTTTAATTAtggttttgaaatgttttatatgaactttttttatttcctatttttgtaaaacaatatattatcTTGGTTGGTCAGATACATTATGTTACAAAAAAGGCAATTAGCTGCTAAATAGTACTcctattgtatgttttttttaatatatcatttCCTATACAATAAAATGCTTCAAACTACAAAAAATGTCAAACCTGGGTTAAATTTTCATCATCATAAGTGGACAGTGCAGAGCTTAAGCTCCCATAATGgaaataaaaagcataaataaatatcaaGGTAAATGACAAAACAAAGGAAAGTGTTAATTGACAGATCTGTGGTGGTTGGGCTTTTATTTCTTGATccacaaaataaaatgataagcATCAGGAACAtttaatgaacatgcacaatattaatattgttggaaattcaaaatattatgatGAGTTATTTATTACTAAAACTTTCTAAAACAAAAATTCCCATTGTATTTGCAGTGGTGTTTACAACAATAGAAAAAGTTTGGAGACTTAATTGGAAGTTAACAGTCAACATTTCTTACATGTTAATCTGGCCTACTACAGGCTAaaatattgggctctattttgacgatccatgcacaaaATGCAgagcgcagggtgcaaacgctttcagggggtgtcagaatccatttttgctaatataaggatggaaaaatccactttgccgtggcgcatggtccaAAAGGGTTGaagttattttcttaatgagttatagttgtgttttgagaataaactaatcagagtctcacctcccatttcctttaagggCCAGTTGCATCGcgtcataagcgcatttgctTAAATTCACAGATTAGTTTTTTAATGGTTTATAGCAATCGGTTTCcccaaacggtttgagttgacttaacttattaggttttacattgGTCAGtcggtttaagttctcttcattaaTTGGGTTTTACTCTGCTCAATTTGCTTGATtttctcaaatggattaagttcacagcactcattaggataAGTTTTTGAACATAAATGGTTTGTTGGAATCGGTCTTCTCAAATGGTTAGAGTAACCATAActtttttggttttacagtgtacagcttTAGAAtccttttgcaatttaatttgggTAAAACATTTCGTCACTGTgtattaatataacataaaacaacACACCAAGTCATTTTTGCTATCCTACGCATTAAAGTTACCTTTTAATATCATGATAATACCATATACCATGATAAAAGCTTCCTTTGATTATTTACAAGAAGTAAATCTGACACCGTTATGAGCCTATATACATGATCATTATACTTCTGTTTACTTCTATTTGTCTCAGCAAAAGCAAAGGACCTAGATAAAGAGAAATGTGAGCGGGAATGAAACAGAAGGAGAGCAGAGGAAGACAAGAGGTGGCGAGCTTTTTTGACAGTGCATCATCATAATGCagaggagagagggagagagagagagagagagagagagagagagagagagagagagagaaaggaaagCACTGCACAGAAGAAGCCTCCCACGCGCCCATGACTGTACAGCTTCTCATTAGGGCACAGTGTGTAGGTGTTCCCCAGCTCACAAACACAGGGGGTggaagagagcgagagagaggcaGAACAAGACCCCCAGAGACACAGGCAAGAAAATGAGGGATAGAAAGAccggaagagagagagagatagaaatcCACCCACCTTGGCCAGATGATGCTCGGAGGAGAAACCCAGCCCATACACTGTGTTGGCACGGCTGTCAGCCCACTGGCCAAACTTTTGAGATGTCTTTGTGAAGGACATGTTCGGGGTGATAGTGCTGTTTATTATTGCCTGTGAGATGAGAAAGAAGAAAACAACTTTTCAGAAAAGCCTGTGAAACACACATGTGTGCGATACAAGGAACGATCCGGCCTTGAGACTGAAAACAGCATGAAACAGAAACAGTGGGTCAACAGCAATAGCAGGGCAAACGGTGTGATCTATTTCTTGCTATTGTTATCTTTCCCTcacttgtaagtcactttggattgAAGC
This window encodes:
- the homer1b gene encoding homer protein homolog 1b isoform X2; amino-acid sequence: MEDEEMVIRLPGRSSAPGGVGETTVLRHKEVHHFFFLPFREQPIYSTRAHVFQIDPSTKKNWMPTSKHAVTVSYFYDSTRNVYRIISLDGSKAIINSTITPNMSFTKTSQKFGQWADSRANTVYGLGFSSEHHLAKFADKFAEYKEAARIAKEKSLEKMELASSPSQESPADIHSPLTPPVTADLCRINGTGDDVTLSDVSPNSMLQSDLSPTTPTLAHRHVLKTCRVCSY
- the homer1b gene encoding homer protein homolog 1b isoform X3, with amino-acid sequence MGEQPIYSTRAHVFQIDPSTKKNWMPTSKHAVTVSYFYDSTRNVYRIISLDGSKAIINSTITPNMSFTKTSQKFGQWADSRANTVYGLGFSSEHHLAKFADKFAEYKEAARIAKEKSLEKMELASSPSQESPADIHSPLTPPVTADLCRINGTGDDVTLSDVSPNSMLQSDLSPTTPTLAHRHVLKTCRVCSY